The stretch of DNA TACAAGGGGCTGGTACCGATATCGCCATAGACCACCCCGACCGCTGCCACGAGCAGGCCCAGCGACCGTGTCGCGCCCTGCTTCCCCGCGTGCCCGCCTTCGGCGTGACTGCTTGCCTGAACCATCGAACACTCCCGCAGATGGCCTTGAAGGCCGGTAGAATTCACTCCTGCGTCAGGGGCATGCAGTGACCCCGGCGCAATGGCGCGAAGCATAGCGCAGCGTTCGTCGCTTTTCTGCTGGTCAAGCGACCGTGTGCTCGCTAGAATTGCGCACTTTTTGATCAGAGGCGCCAAAAGCGTCCGTCAAGATCGCCCCCGGCTTCGCCAGGGCGAACTGCATTCAATACCGAGGTTAGTCATGTCCACCACTCCCGCCACCCCCAAGGTTGGTTTCGTCAGCCTGGGTTGCCCCAAGGCCCTGGTCGATTCCGAGCGCATCCTGACCCAGCTGCGCATGGAAGGCTATGAAGTCGTGCCCACCTACGAGGATGCCGATGTAGTGGTGGTCAACACCTGCGGCTTCATCGACAGCGCCAAGGCCGAGTCGCTGGAAGTGATCGGTGAAGCGATCAAGGAAAACGGCAAGGTCATCGTCACCGGCTGCATGGGTGTCGAAGAAGGCAGCATCCGTGACGTGCACCCGAGCGTGCTGTCGGTGACCGGGCCGCAGCAGTACGAGCAGGTGGTCAATGCCGTGCACGAAGTGGTGCCGCCACGCCAGGACCACAACCCGCTGATCGACCTGGTGCCGCCACAGGGTGTCAAGCTGACCCCGCGCCACTACGCCTACCTGAAGATCTCCGAAGGCTGCAACCACAGCTGCAGCTTCTGCATCATCCCGTCGATGCGCGGCAAGCTGGTCAGCCGCCCGGTCGGTGAAGTGCTGAGCGAGGCCGAGCGCCTGGTCAAGGCCGGCGTCAAGGAGATCCTGGTGATCTCCCAGGACACCAGCGCCTACGGCGTCGACGTCAAGTACAAGACCGACTTCTGGAATGGCCGCCCGGTCAAGACCCGCATGCTCGAACTGTGCGAAGCGCTGAGCAGCCTGGGTGCCTGGGTACGCCTGCACTACGTCTACCCGTATCCGAACGTCGACGACGTGATCCCGCTGATGGCCGCCGGCAAGATCCTGCCGTACCTGGACATCCCGTTCCAGCACGCAAGCCCCAAGGTACTCAAGTCGATGAAGCGCCCGGCTTTCGAAGACCGTACCCTGGCACGCATCAAAAACTGGCGCGAACAGTGCCCTGAGCTGGTGATCCGCTCGACCTTCATCGTCGGCTTCCCTGGCGAGACCGAGGAAGACTTCCAGTACCTGCTGGACTGGCTCACCGAAGCCCAGCTCGACCGCGTCGGCTGCTTCCAGTACTCGCCTGTCGAAGGCGCCCCGGCCAATGACCTGGGCCTGGAAGACGTGCCGGATGACGTCAAGCAGGACCGTTGGGACCGCTTCATGGCGCACCAGCAGGCCATCAGCGCCGCCCGCCTGCAACTGCGCATCGGCAAGGAAATCGACGTGCTGATCGACGAAGTCGAGGAGCAAGGCTCGGTTGGCCGCAGCTTCTTCGATGCCCCGGAAATCGACGGCAGCGTGTTCATCGACGGTAACCATGGCTTCAAGCCGGGCGACAAAGTGCGTTGCCGTGTGGTGGATGCCGATGAGTACGACATGTGGGCTGAACCCGTTTAACGCGGCCCGCACATGAAAAGCCCCTGCCGGGTATTCCCAATGTGGAAATACCCGGCAGGGGCTTTTTTGTCAGAAGGTATGAAAAACCATCAGTCCACCTTCTGCATCAGGGCTGGCATCGGAAAAGCCCTTGACCGCATACAGTTGAACTTTCCATTCCCGGTTGAGCTTGTGGGTCAGGAACAGAGTCAGTTCCTGGATCTGTGACCCCGTGGAGACGACTTTCTGCCGCCAGTCGTACGAGGCGCCCGCCGAGGTACCCTGCGCCACAGGAATGGCAAAGCCCAGGCTGACAAATATCGGATCTCTGAAATCGCTGTCGGGCGGGTCGCCGAACTTCTTCCAGCCCAGGGTTGCGAAGCCGGTCAGCGGGCCGAACACCTTGGCGATATCGACCTGGCCGGTATAGTCGTACTCACCCGTACCCAGGCACTGCTTTTCATCAGCAGTGGGAAATTTGACCTTGCCGATGAGGTCCAGCATCAGGCCACCGTCACTGCCATCGAGCAGTGCATAACCTGCGCTGGCAACCGTGTCGCCCAGCCCGCTCTCCACTGCATGGCAGCCACCCGGCAAGGGGTCACCATTCGGGCCTACTTCAGGGTTGGTGATGCGCAGCCAGGGCACGGTGACTTTGTAAGTCATGGGGCCGGTTTCATACTTGCCGACCACGGGGACGTACCAGATTTCCGAAGTGGTGCCCGTGCCATAGTCGCCACTCGAATAGTCCATGCCAATGGCGGCACTGAAGGTATCGGCCAGAACCGATACGCTGGTACAGGACAACAAACAGGCAAAAAGAGGGAGCGTGGGTCGCATCTGCACCTCAGTGTTGCGTCGGGAAGTGTGATCGGACTTACCCAGCCTAGTTACCTAATGCCCGGAACGCTCTGGATGCTCGACTTTTTCAACCTTCTCTACCGCTTCGGGTCTTTCCACCTTTTCGACTTTTTCCACTTTCTCGGCTTTTTCAGGCTTTTCGACTTTCTCGACCTTTTCCACCTTCTCGACTTTCTCGGGCCTTTCGACTTTCTCGACTTTTTCCACCTTCTCGACTTTCTCTGGCCTTTCGACTTTCTCGACTTTTTCCACCTTCTCGACTTTCTCGGGCCTTTCTACCTTCTCGGCTTTCTCCACCTTCTCGGGCTTCTCTACTTTTTCGACCTTTTCCACCTTCTCGGCTTTTTCGAGCTCTACTTTTTCTACTGCCTCGACTTTCTCCACCCGATCAGAGCTGCCGCTGTTACTGGTCTCGCGCACTTCCACGCTATCGACATGCCCCGACCTTCCAGACCTGTCCTCACTTCCAACGCTGTCATGGCCACTGGAACCGCTATCCGAACTCCGTTCACTCTGATCATCACTGCCTTCGTTGCGGGTGCTGGAGAGACCACGCTCACCCTGGCCACTGTTGCCCGAGCTTCCCGAGTCGCTTGTACCGCGTTCGCTGTCGCGCCCCGAATGCCCTCTGCCCGAATTGTCGGGGCGATCGTCGTGGAACTCGATGCTAGATGCCCTTAGCTCATGCGCAGCACTGAACACCCCGCTCACCAGCACGCGTTGGTCGAGCGCAACTGCCGCAGGCTGCCTGCCGACGATCACGGTATCCTGCCCCAGCGTCACATTGATGCCCGCCACCACCAGCTGATGCGCCTGGGTACGCTGCACCAGCCCCTCGATCACCGCTGTCTGCACGCGGCCAGCAAACGGCAGGCTCGGGTCTTGGCGGGTTTGCGCCACTTCCAGCTGGCGCCCGGTCCATTGGCCACGCACCAGCACTTCCCGCGCCGGTGCCACGCGGGTCCCGAGCTTGAGCCCCTGGAGGCTGCCGGGGCGGTCGATCGCACCAATGGCACTGGCCTCACTGAGCCCAGGTGCCCGCTCGATACGGCTTGCCACCACTTCTCCAGCAGCGTCGCGCAGGCCGCTGACCCTGACCGGCTCGCCCGGGCGCAGCCCTTCAGCCACCCGCGCCCCTGCGGCAAGCCGCACAGGTTGGCCCATGACCCGCAGTGGCTGCGATGCATTAGGCAGTGCCGTCAGTGGCCCTTCGTAAACGTTGAGGATCGCAATCCGCCCAGCTTGCAGGCCGCGCTGTGTGCCATAGGCCTCCACCGCGACAACCTGCCCTATCGCCAGATGAGCGCTGCTGGCAGGGGCACCGTTCTGACTCACCGGTACATCCTTGCCGTAGTGCACCTCCTGGCCATTGACGCAGATCGACGCGAACCCGGTGATGGTGCCAACGATTCCCGTGCCACCGGTACCGCCCGGGCGCTGGATCGGCGCGCCGCTACCGCCCACACCGCCGTGGCCGCGATCGATGAAGCTACCGTCGACGCCCTCCGCGAGCGCACCGGTACCGCCAGTGCCGCCAGGGCGCTGCTGGCTCGGCGCACCTGTGCCGCCCACACCACCGTTCTCGCGGCGCACACCAGTGCCGCCAACACCGCCGGTTCTGGCACCGGTGCCACCCACTCCCCCGGGGAACTGCATGCCCGCTGCGCCGGCCATACCCACTTCATCACGGCTGACACAAACCGGTGCCGCAGCCACCTTGGCAGGCGCCACCAAGTTCAGCCCGAAAGCCAGAACGAGGGTGACGATACTTAGGCTGCGCGCGAGGGGGCTCATGGTGCCGGCGTCTTCGACGAACCGGGATCGGTGGCTTCGGTGTAGAAATAAAGCCCGACCGTGATTCGCTGGCGTTGCTCGTGGCTTGGCACGTCGGTGTTTTCCAGTTCTGCAGCCAGCCTGCTGAAGGCCAGCAGGGTCTGCATCCCGTCCTTGGTCACCGCTTCGCGCAGCGTGTCGACACTGGCCGAAGTCAAGGCATCGTAGTGCACGCTGCGTTCGAAAAATGGCAAGCCTTCGCCGCTGAGGTTATGCACCGCGGCGCAGGCGTGATCATGCAGGTTATGGCCGAAGTAAGCGGCTTTTTCTTCGAAGCCCTTCTGCGGCACGAATGCCTGGGCCTCGAGGTGGACGCAATCCTGATCATCAAGCCGGACGATGCCCAGGCGCAGCCACTCATCCAGCACCACCCGCCCGCGAATGTCAGTACTGATCTTCGCCACCAGGGCATCGAACGAGCAATCGCCGCCAACGCTGGCCAGCCGCGGCAACGCCAACGCCTGCCCAGCGTCGGAGCAGAATGGTGGGGTGCTGGTCCATACATTCACCAGTTGCGCACCCAAGGTGATGTTTTCAGGCAGCCCAGCGATCGACGTGTCAACTTCGCTTCGCAGCCGCCGGACATCCTTGCGATGCACGCCAGTCAGCAGGCTGATGCGGCTGTCTGTTGGTACCTTGTCGTCCAGGCGAAATTCACGATGGGCCACATCGACGAACACTTCCTTGAGCAGGTCGGTAAACATCGTGTAGGTCACCCCCTTGCGCAGCATCAGGCGCACCAGAGGGCGCATGACCTTGCGCAGGGCACTCAACATGAACGGGGGTAAAGTGGGCGATTGCATGAAGCGCATTCCTTGACAGTTGAACCCAGTATACGGCGCGGAAAAAAATCCCACGCAAACTGTAACTACTTCCCACCAAGAATGAGAAAAAGCTGTCAGCGCTCACTGCAAATGCGTGATGGAAGGCAACTGTGTTGCCCAATACCCGCTCATACAAAACCCGTCCCCTGGGTCTTGTATGGGCTGTTCACTGCCAGTCAGCTCCTGCTGTTGTCATCGCCGGCCTCACCGGCGGCATGAGCACCGCGGTCATCACCCGGTTCGCCACCCACATGGTTGCCGCGATCGTCGCCAGGTTCACCACCAACGTGATTGCCATGATCGTCGCCAGGTTCACCGCCAACATGATTGCCATGATCGTCACCGGGCTCACCGCCAACGTGATTGCCATGATCATCACCGGGCTCACCGCCAACATGATTGCCATGATCATCACCCGCTTCAGCGTGGTTGCTGCTGCGCCCGGAGTTTGAACTGCCGTCATGGCCCTGGCCTGCTTCACCATGGCCGCTGCCGCTGTTGCCTGCGTGGCCGCCACTGCCGCTACCACCATGGCCGCCGCCGCTGCCACCACCGCTTCCGCCGCCACTACCGCCGCCGCCGTGACCTCCTCCTCCACTACCACCGCCGCCACCGTGACCACCACCGCCGCCGCCGTGACCACCACCACCGCCACCGCCACCGCCACCGCCACCATCCTTGGCATAGGCGCTGGAGCCATGAGAAATCGAGTCAGGAACCAACACGATGGCCATAGACAGCACGCCTGCAACGGCAGCCGCCAGTAGAGCCCTTTTGAACAGCATGTGAATTTGCATTTTCCGTCTCCAGGTCTTCGCCATGAGAACGCCAAATCAAACCGGGAATCTGTTGTAAGTTTTACTTTTTCTATGCGTGGGATTTTTTCCCACGCCTAATTAATAGACCTCTGCGAACCATGCTTCAAGTGGCGCACGCGAAAGCCGACCAGTGGCTGGCCTGCTATGTTTTTCCTATCGTTCTGGAGATATGCCGGCATGCATTCAGCTCTGACGCTGCAAACCCCGCGCTACAGCGACTACGGCGAACTGGTGCAGCTCTGGGAGGACTCGGTGCGCGCGACCCACGACTTCCTTCCCGATGCCTACATCCTGCTGTTGCGCGAGCAAGTGCTACGCCGCTACCTCGACGCAGTGATGCTGGTCTGCTGCCGGGATCGCCAACGCATCTGCGGCTTCGCAGGGGTCGCCAACGGCTGCGTGCACATGCTGTTCGTCGCACCGGACTACCGTGGCAAGGGGGTTGGCAAGCGCCTGCTGCGATATGCAATCGAAGAACTGAATGCCGAACGCCTGGACGTCAACGAACAGAACCCGCAAGCCCTGGGTTTCTACTTGCATGAAGGCTTCGAAGTGGTCGGACGCTCGGAAACGGATGGCTTGGGGCAGCCTTATCCCCTGCTGCACATGAGGCTGATTCCTACAGCGTCCTAGGGCAGCGTCCGAATATGCCGTGCTCTGCGCCCAAAATGGCGCATCTGACACAGATTCCCATCATCAACCTCCTGCAGGCAGGTACAATGTAAGTCTTTCCCTGCCTTGCGAATTGCCCCATGTCCGAACCCGTCCGCCTGTCCAAACGCCTCATCGAGCAGCTTGGTTGCTCCCGCCGCGAGGCCGAGCTGTACATCGAAGGGGGCTGGGTCACGGTCGATGGCGTGGTGGTCGAGCAACCCCAGTTCAAGGTCGACAACCAGCGCGTCGAACTGCTGCCAGGTGCCCGTGCCGAGGCATTGGACCCCGTCACCCTGCTGATGCATCAAGCGGCCGGTATCGATAGCGAAACCGCGCGCATCAGCATGAACATGGGCAGCCTCAGCGAGGCCCACCGTGAAGGCGTCCGGCCGTTGCACGGGCATTTTGCCCGGCAGTCCTGCCTGGCTCCGCTGGAACGGGGTGCCAGCGGCCTGCAGGTGTTCACCCAGGACTGGCGGGTCACCCGCAAGATCGACGCCGACCTGCGCCGCATGGAACAGGAATACATCATCGAAGTGCGCGGCGAGACCACGCCCCAAGCCCTGGAGCGCCTGGCGCGCGGCGCCACACGCAATGACCGGGAGCTGCCCAAGGCCAAGGCCAGCTGGCAGAACGAGACCCACCTGCGCCTGGTGGTGAAAAACCCGCAACCCGGGCAGATCTCCGAGCTGTGTGCCTACCTGCGCCTGGAGGTACTGGGCATGCGCCGCATTCGCCTGGGCGGTGTATCGATGGGCAAACTGCCCGTGGGGCAGTGGCGCTACCTGGCAGCCACCGAACGTTTCTAAGCAATGCGCCACGCCCTGGCGTGGCTACTGAACAGGATTTTGCAGCAATGAACCACAACGATGTCCTGCGCAGCCTGCGCTACATGCTCAAGGTGAACGACGCCAAGATGGCCGAAATCATCGCGCTGTCCGGCCTCGAAGTTAACCCGATCGTGCTCGCCACCTACTTGAAGAAGGAAGATGAAGCCGGCTTCGTGCGCTGCCCGGAGCGGGTCATGGCGCACTTCCTTGACGGCCTGGTGATCCACCGCCGTGGCAAGGACGATAGCCGTCCAGCGCAACCGGTCGAGCTGCCGGTAACCAACAACACCATCCTGAAAAAGCTGCGCGTGGCCTTCGAGCTCAAGGAAGAAGACCTGCACGCCATCCTCAAGGCGGTCAATTTCCCGGTGTCCAAACCTGAACTGAGCGCGCTGTTCCGCAAGGTCGGGCATGACAACTATCGCCCGTGCGGCGACCAGCTGCTGCGTAACTTCCTCAAGGGCCTGACCCTGCGCGTGCGCGGCTGAGTGGCCATGCAGCATACGGTTGCACCGGTCGGCATCGTTCGCTCCTGCTTCAAGGAGAAGTTCGCCATCCCGCGCCAGCCCCAGCTGGCGCCCGCGGCCCGCGGGGTGCTGGAGCTGCTGCCGCCGTTCGATCAGGGCGATGCGGTGGCCGGGCTGGAGCAGGTCAGCCATGTCTGGTTGCTGTTCCTGTTCCACCAGGCCCTGGAAGACAAGCCACGCCTGAAGGTGCGCCCACCTCGCCTGGGCGGCAACAAGAGCATGGGCGTATTCGCCACCCGCGCCACTCACCGGCCCAACGGCATCGGCCAATCGGTAGTGCGCCTTGAGGGCGTGGAGCCAGGGCGCCTGCTGCTGTCCGGGATCGACCTGCTGGACGGCACGCCGGTACTGGATATCAAGCCGTATGTGCCCTACGCCGACAGTGTTGCCGGGGCAAGCAACCTGATGGCCAGTGATGCGCCGGCCGCGATTGCCGTTGGCTGGAGCGACACTGCCCTGCCCCAGGCCCACGAGCATGGGCTGCGGCTTGGCGAGCCGTTGGTGGAGCTGATCGAGCAATGCCTGGCGCAGGACCCGCGCCCGGCCTATCAGTTACCACCGCCGGAACGGGTTTACGGGGTGAAGTTCTGGGACGTGCAGGTGCGCTGGCACTACCCGCAACCGGATCAGATCCAGGTGCTGGAAGTTGTTCGGGAAGATTGATATCACCACCTTGCAGGCATAAAAAAACGCAGACTCGGGTCTGCGTTTTTTCTTTGCGTTCGTCTTACTTCTCGACGAAAGCTCGCTCGATCAGGTAGTCACCCGGCTCGCGCATGCGTGGCGACACCTTCAGGCCGAAGCTGTCGAGCACTTCGCTGGTCTCGTCGAGCATGCTCGGGCTGCCGCAGATCATTGCACGGTCGTCTTCTGGGTTGATCGGTGGCAGGCCGATATCGCTGAACAGCTTGCCACTGCGCATCAGGTCGGTCAGGCGGCCCTGGTTTTCGAACGGCTCGCGGGTCACAGTCGGGTAGTAGATCAGCTTGTCACGGACCGACTCGCCGAAGAACTCGTTCTGCGGCAGGTGTTCGGTGATGAACTCGCGGTAGGCCACTTCGTTCACGTAACGCACACCGTGAACCAGGATCACTTTTTCAAAGCGCTCGTAGGTTTCCGGGTCCTGGATGACACTCATGAACGGCGCCAGGCCGGTACCCGTGCTCAGCAGGTACAGGTGCTTGCCCGGTTTCAGGTCGTCAAGGACCAGGGTACCGGTTGGCTTCTTGCTGATGATGATCTCGTCGCCTTCCTTCAGGTGCTGCAGCTGCGAGGTCAGCGGGCCGTCCGGGACCTTGATGCTGAAGAACTCCAGGTGCTCTTCCCAGTTCGGCGAAGCGATGGAATAGGCGCGCATGAGCGGACGGCCGTTGTCCTGTTGCAGGCCGATCATCACGAACTGACCGTTCTCGAAGCGCAGGCCCGGGTCGCGGGTGCACTTGAAGCTGAACAGGGTGTCGTTCCAGTGGTGCACACTGAGGACACGTTCGTGGTTCATGTTGCTCATCTAAAGGGCTCCTGAAGAAAAACGCAGCGCGCAAGACGCGCAGTTGCGCGATAGTTTAGGGGCAGCCACAATATCTGTTAACTGAATTATCAAGATATGTGTTATCGGTTATATAGATATGCGATTTACACTTCGTCAGCTTCAAGTATTCGTCGCCGTGGCCCAGCACCAGAGTGTGTCGCGGGCGGCCAGCGTGCTCGCGCTTTCGCAATCGGCGGCGAGCACTTCCATCACCGAACTTGAGCGGCAATCGAGCTGCCAGTTGTTCGACCGTGCCGGCAAGCGCCTGGCCCTCAATGCCCTGGGCCATCAGTTGCTGCCCCAGGCTGTGGCACTGCTCGACCAGGCCAAGGCCATCGAAGACCTGCTTAACGGCAAGTCCGGCTTCGGCTCGCTGGCGGTCGGCGCCACGCTGACCATCGGTAACTACCTGGCCACCCTGCTGATCGGCAGCTTCATGCAGATACACCCGGAGAGCCAGGTCAAACTGCATGTGCAGAACACTGCGCATATCGTGCACCAGGTCGCGCAGTACGAAATTGATCTGGGTCTGATCGAAGGTGATTGCAACCACCCTGACCTGGAAGTGCAGCCGTGGGTCGAGGACGAGCTGGTGGTGTTCTGCGCACCGCAACACCCACTGGCCAAGGCCGGGCGCGCCGATGTCGAGGCCCTTTCGCAGGAGGCGTGGATCCTGCGCGAGCAGGGTTCCGGCACGCGCCTGACCTTCGACCAGGCCATGCGTCATCACCGCACCAGTTTGAACATCCGCCTGGAGCTGGAGCACACCGAGGCGATCAAGCGTGCCGTGGAGTCGGGCCTGGGTATCGGCTGCATATCCCGACTGGCCCTGCGCGATGCATTCCGTCGCGGCAGCCTGGTACCGGTGGAGACGCCGGAGCTGGACCTGATGCGCCAGTTCTACTTCATCTGGCACAAGCAGAAATACCAGACCTCGGCGATGCGTGAATTCCTGGCGTTGTGCCGCAACTTCACTGCGGGCTTTACCCGCAGTGATGAAATCGTCTTGCCAGCGATCGCTTAAAGCAGGATCACGCCCCACACCAGCGCGACCATGCTCAGCGCCACCAGCTGCGCGGCGCTGCCCATGTCCTTGGCGTTCTTCGACAACGGGTGGCGTTCCAGCGAGATGCGATCGATGGCTGCCTCCACTGCCGAGTTGAACAGCTCGACGATCAGGCCGAGCAGGCACACGGCGATCATGATTGCCCGCTCCGCGCGGCTGACCGGCAGCCAGAAGGCAATCGGGATCAGCAGCACGTTGAGCAGCACCAGCTGGCGGAAGGCGGCCTCACCCTTGAAGGCGGCGCGCAGGCCGTCCAGCGAGTAGCCGGCGGCGTTGAAGATGCGTTTCAGGCCGGTCTGGCCTTTGAATGGCGATGTCATGTGAGTCACTTCACAACAGAAAGGCCAGCAGACTAGTGCGGCACGGGTCAAAAAAGCGTGAATCCAGGTATTTTCAGTTGCTGGCAACCGATTCAAGTTGTTGCAGCAACAGCGCGGCCTGGGTGCGGGTGCGCACTCCGAGCTTGCGGAAGATAGCCGTTACGTGGGCCTTGATGGTCGCTTCCGACACACTCAGCTCATAGGCGATCTGCTTGTTCAGCAAACCTTCGCAGACCATGGTCAGCACGCGGAACTGCTGCGGGGTAAGGCTGGCCAAACCTTCGCTGGCGGCCTTGGCTTCGGCCGAGACATCGACCTTTTCAAAGGCCTGCGGTGGCCACCAGACGTCGCCATCGAGCACTTTTCTCACAGCATCCTGAATGACTTCAAGGCCGCTGGACTTCGGAATGAAGCCGCTGGCACCGAACTCGCGGGACTTGACCACCACGGCGGCCTCTTCCTGCGCCGAGACCATCACCACCGGAATCTGCGGGTACTGGCCGCGCAGTAGGACCAGCCCGGAGAAGCCATAGGCACCTGGCATGTTCAGGTCCAGCAGGACCAGGTCCCAGTCGGCTTTTTCGCTCAGGCGGGTTTCCAGTTCAGCGATGCTCGCCACTTCAACCAGGCGCACATCCGTGCCCAGGCCGAGGGTAACGGCCTGGCGCAGAGCGCTACGAAACAGCGGGTGGTCATCGGCTATCAGGATTTCGTATGTGGCCATCGATCTATGGATCCTGTTCTATGCCAGGCGCATGCGGGGTAGTGAGGCGCCTGGCGGGGAATCGGCGCCAAGGATGCCGAGCACGGCTGCAGGTGGTCAAGTCAACTACCCTGCCGTCTCGCCCACCCTGGCTGCCAGCCCCGTCATTATGAACCAAAGTGGGACTTATGCCCCTTGGACTATAGGAAGGTATGCAAACGCTGGTGGGTGTCATCCTGATCATCCAGCGCAAGACGACGCTTGCCGCTGAGGTAATGCAGGCTGAACACGTCCAGGTAGGCATCCAGTGCCTGGGAAGCCAGATTGTCACCCGCCAGGTCCAGGCACATGGCAGCCACTTCGGCAGTGCAGAAATGGTCGTCGCGTTTGGACCGGCGCAGGCGATATCGCGACATCTGCTCGGCTTGCAGGCTCAGCACCGGGAAGCGATCAAGATACGGGCTCTTGCGGAACATCTTGCGGGCTTCGGTCCAGGTGGCATCGAGCAGGATGAATAGCGGGCGCTTGCCGGGTTCACGCGCAACCTCGCTGACTACCCGCTCTTGGGCAACGAATTCGCCGGGGAAGACGATATAGGGCTGCCACTGCGGGTCGTCGAGCAACGCCAGCAGGCGCTCGTCCACCGAGGTGCGCAACCAGCCGAAGGCCGACGTGTCTTCGATCAGGTCGGCGATCAGCCAGCCAGTGTTGGTCGGTTTTAATGGCTCGGTGTCATGCATGATCAGGCACACCCCGGAGTCGGCCTGCACCTTGGGCTTCCACGCACACAGGCAGTGGGTGGCGATCACCCGGCAATCGGGGCAACGCTCGGCGCGCGAACCACGGGCAATGAAAGGCTTGATGCTGCGCGCCAGGCGCTCGGCACGCAGGCGTGCTACCGCATGGCTCATGCTGGCAAGCCTGTGGAGGGGTTGTGACTGGACACTGCAGGGACTCGGCAGAAGCAAAGCGCCAGTCTATCAGAGCAGGCGCCATTTGGCCGTGCAGCGGAGCCAATCGGTCCCTTATAATCGACATCTTTGGCCGCCGTGAACTTG from Pseudomonas putida encodes:
- the rimO gene encoding 30S ribosomal protein S12 methylthiotransferase RimO, with protein sequence MSTTPATPKVGFVSLGCPKALVDSERILTQLRMEGYEVVPTYEDADVVVVNTCGFIDSAKAESLEVIGEAIKENGKVIVTGCMGVEEGSIRDVHPSVLSVTGPQQYEQVVNAVHEVVPPRQDHNPLIDLVPPQGVKLTPRHYAYLKISEGCNHSCSFCIIPSMRGKLVSRPVGEVLSEAERLVKAGVKEILVISQDTSAYGVDVKYKTDFWNGRPVKTRMLELCEALSSLGAWVRLHYVYPYPNVDDVIPLMAAGKILPYLDIPFQHASPKVLKSMKRPAFEDRTLARIKNWREQCPELVIRSTFIVGFPGETEEDFQYLLDWLTEAQLDRVGCFQYSPVEGAPANDLGLEDVPDDVKQDRWDRFMAHQQAISAARLQLRIGKEIDVLIDEVEEQGSVGRSFFDAPEIDGSVFIDGNHGFKPGDKVRCRVVDADEYDMWAEPV
- a CDS encoding DUF5666 domain-containing protein; the protein is MSPLARSLSIVTLVLAFGLNLVAPAKVAAAPVCVSRDEVGMAGAAGMQFPGGVGGTGARTGGVGGTGVRRENGGVGGTGAPSQQRPGGTGGTGALAEGVDGSFIDRGHGGVGGSGAPIQRPGGTGGTGIVGTITGFASICVNGQEVHYGKDVPVSQNGAPASSAHLAIGQVVAVEAYGTQRGLQAGRIAILNVYEGPLTALPNASQPLRVMGQPVRLAAGARVAEGLRPGEPVRVSGLRDAAGEVVASRIERAPGLSEASAIGAIDRPGSLQGLKLGTRVAPAREVLVRGQWTGRQLEVAQTRQDPSLPFAGRVQTAVIEGLVQRTQAHQLVVAGINVTLGQDTVIVGRQPAAVALDQRVLVSGVFSAAHELRASSIEFHDDRPDNSGRGHSGRDSERGTSDSGSSGNSGQGERGLSSTRNEGSDDQSERSSDSGSSGHDSVGSEDRSGRSGHVDSVEVRETSNSGSSDRVEKVEAVEKVELEKAEKVEKVEKVEKPEKVEKAEKVERPEKVEKVEKVEKVERPEKVEKVEKVEKVERPEKVEKVEKVEKVEKPEKAEKVEKVEKVERPEAVEKVEKVEHPERSGH
- a CDS encoding DUF6502 family protein, giving the protein MQSPTLPPFMLSALRKVMRPLVRLMLRKGVTYTMFTDLLKEVFVDVAHREFRLDDKVPTDSRISLLTGVHRKDVRRLRSEVDTSIAGLPENITLGAQLVNVWTSTPPFCSDAGQALALPRLASVGGDCSFDALVAKISTDIRGRVVLDEWLRLGIVRLDDQDCVHLEAQAFVPQKGFEEKAAYFGHNLHDHACAAVHNLSGEGLPFFERSVHYDALTSASVDTLREAVTKDGMQTLLAFSRLAAELENTDVPSHEQRQRITVGLYFYTEATDPGSSKTPAP
- a CDS encoding GNAT family N-acetyltransferase, with protein sequence MHSALTLQTPRYSDYGELVQLWEDSVRATHDFLPDAYILLLREQVLRRYLDAVMLVCCRDRQRICGFAGVANGCVHMLFVAPDYRGKGVGKRLLRYAIEELNAERLDVNEQNPQALGFYLHEGFEVVGRSETDGLGQPYPLLHMRLIPTAS
- a CDS encoding rRNA pseudouridine synthase; the encoded protein is MSEPVRLSKRLIEQLGCSRREAELYIEGGWVTVDGVVVEQPQFKVDNQRVELLPGARAEALDPVTLLMHQAAGIDSETARISMNMGSLSEAHREGVRPLHGHFARQSCLAPLERGASGLQVFTQDWRVTRKIDADLRRMEQEYIIEVRGETTPQALERLARGATRNDRELPKAKASWQNETHLRLVVKNPQPGQISELCAYLRLEVLGMRRIRLGGVSMGKLPVGQWRYLAATERF
- a CDS encoding DUF1456 family protein; the protein is MNHNDVLRSLRYMLKVNDAKMAEIIALSGLEVNPIVLATYLKKEDEAGFVRCPERVMAHFLDGLVIHRRGKDDSRPAQPVELPVTNNTILKKLRVAFELKEEDLHAILKAVNFPVSKPELSALFRKVGHDNYRPCGDQLLRNFLKGLTLRVRG
- the tsaA gene encoding tRNA (N6-threonylcarbamoyladenosine(37)-N6)-methyltransferase TrmO: MQHTVAPVGIVRSCFKEKFAIPRQPQLAPAARGVLELLPPFDQGDAVAGLEQVSHVWLLFLFHQALEDKPRLKVRPPRLGGNKSMGVFATRATHRPNGIGQSVVRLEGVEPGRLLLSGIDLLDGTPVLDIKPYVPYADSVAGASNLMASDAPAAIAVGWSDTALPQAHEHGLRLGEPLVELIEQCLAQDPRPAYQLPPPERVYGVKFWDVQVRWHYPQPDQIQVLEVVRED
- the fpr gene encoding ferredoxin-NADP reductase, producing MSNMNHERVLSVHHWNDTLFSFKCTRDPGLRFENGQFVMIGLQQDNGRPLMRAYSIASPNWEEHLEFFSIKVPDGPLTSQLQHLKEGDEIIISKKPTGTLVLDDLKPGKHLYLLSTGTGLAPFMSVIQDPETYERFEKVILVHGVRYVNEVAYREFITEHLPQNEFFGESVRDKLIYYPTVTREPFENQGRLTDLMRSGKLFSDIGLPPINPEDDRAMICGSPSMLDETSEVLDSFGLKVSPRMREPGDYLIERAFVEK
- the finR gene encoding LysR family transcriptional regulator FinR; this translates as MRFTLRQLQVFVAVAQHQSVSRAASVLALSQSAASTSITELERQSSCQLFDRAGKRLALNALGHQLLPQAVALLDQAKAIEDLLNGKSGFGSLAVGATLTIGNYLATLLIGSFMQIHPESQVKLHVQNTAHIVHQVAQYEIDLGLIEGDCNHPDLEVQPWVEDELVVFCAPQHPLAKAGRADVEALSQEAWILREQGSGTRLTFDQAMRHHRTSLNIRLELEHTEAIKRAVESGLGIGCISRLALRDAFRRGSLVPVETPELDLMRQFYFIWHKQKYQTSAMREFLALCRNFTAGFTRSDEIVLPAIA
- a CDS encoding diacylglycerol kinase, with the protein product MTSPFKGQTGLKRIFNAAGYSLDGLRAAFKGEAAFRQLVLLNVLLIPIAFWLPVSRAERAIMIAVCLLGLIVELFNSAVEAAIDRISLERHPLSKNAKDMGSAAQLVALSMVALVWGVILL